The Nocardia sp. NBC_01503 sequence CGCGGTGATGACCGCGGCAATGCCGATGAGCATCGGCAGTTCCTGCCAGAACGGCCGCTGCTTCTTCTTCGGCTTGCTGGTCGGCGCATCCGCTGCCCGACCCTCGTCGTCCGCACCGGACACCGTCACCGACTCGCTCTCGTCTGCCACCGGAACAGAGTAGCCCGGCACCGCGAAGAACCATGCGGTGCCGGGCTACTCGGCGTTCTGGGCGAAAAGCTAGCTCAGCGCTTTTCCTTGATCTTCGCGGCCTTGCCACGCAGATCGCGCAGGTAGTACAGCTTCGCGCGGCGGACGTCACCACGGGTGACGACCTCGAGGTGGTCGATGTTCGGCGAGTGCACCGGGAAGGTGCGCTCCACGCCGACACCGAACGACACCTTGCGCACGGTGAAGGTCTCGCGGATGCCACCGTTCT is a genomic window containing:
- the rplS gene encoding 50S ribosomal protein L19; its protein translation is MNTLDFVDEKSLRSDIPAFRPGDTVNVHVKVIEGNKERVQVFKGVVIRRQNGGIRETFTVRKVSFGVGVERTFPVHSPNIDHLEVVTRGDVRRAKLYYLRDLRGKAAKIKEKR